A region from the Muribaculum gordoncarteri genome encodes:
- a CDS encoding formate/nitrite transporter family protein, which produces MSTKSPKEVIDAALVTGCNKVALPSRDFGRFALLTVLAGVYIAFGGTLSVILGYGFPELTAGNPGLQKLLSGAAFPIGLILVVVLGAELFTGNNALLMPPLMAGKCSWRDVAVNWALVYLGNFVGAIGFVYVFVYVTGLMSPEPYHAAIVKIAEAKVSMPWLTVMVKGIGANWCVCLAIWLAMAAKSSGAKMFGCWLPVMAFVALGYEHSIANMFFIPCGMLEGASVTPWQMVCDNLIPATIGNIIGGALLVGCVHVYLHRVKS; this is translated from the coding sequence ATGAGTACGAAGAGCCCCAAGGAGGTGATAGATGCCGCTCTTGTCACAGGATGCAACAAGGTGGCGTTGCCGTCGCGTGACTTCGGCCGATTTGCGCTGCTTACGGTTCTTGCCGGTGTCTACATCGCATTCGGAGGCACGCTGTCGGTGATTCTCGGATACGGATTTCCCGAACTGACGGCCGGCAACCCCGGTCTTCAGAAGTTGCTTAGCGGAGCTGCGTTCCCGATAGGACTTATACTTGTGGTGGTGCTCGGCGCCGAGCTGTTTACCGGCAACAATGCGTTGCTCATGCCGCCGCTCATGGCCGGTAAGTGCTCATGGCGCGATGTCGCCGTTAACTGGGCGCTGGTCTATCTTGGCAACTTCGTGGGAGCTATAGGCTTCGTATATGTGTTTGTCTATGTCACGGGGCTTATGTCTCCCGAGCCTTATCATGCCGCAATAGTGAAGATAGCCGAGGCCAAGGTGTCGATGCCGTGGCTTACGGTCATGGTGAAAGGTATCGGAGCCAACTGGTGCGTGTGTCTTGCGATATGGCTTGCTATGGCCGCCAAGAGCAGCGGTGCCAAGATGTTTGGCTGCTGGCTTCCTGTCATGGCTTTCGTTGCGCTGGGCTACGAGCACTCGATTGCCAACATGTTCTTCATCCCTTGCGGAATGCTTGAGGGGGCATCGGTCACTCCGTGGCAAATGGTGTGCGACAACCTGATTCCCGCCACGATAGGCAACATTATAGGAGGTGCCTTGCTGGTGGGATGTGTGCACGTATATCTACATCGCGTCAAGTCCTGA
- the creD gene encoding cell envelope integrity protein CreD, whose product METVPPPVPPMPPIPPRPSGYNPVPFTSTLTFKIIFIVILCILLLIPDAFLFALTDDREERQKDTVTEISESWSGPQTIIGPIVTIPYHNKGAVDSVGVVTLLPASLDAKAAIESRKLSRSIYETIVYNSDITLSGNFDMTYLEKTGIPLTALKLDNARVNVVIGELKGIETLSAFRMGSESCEMEGGSDYEPIEDYEVISTYSTKESDSRGWRNALSAPINLSQLADSTSVPYSLSITAKGSKEIGFAPVGKASDITIEGTCKSPSFKGMILPSERTVDDGKFSANWKLNAINRNYPQAFTGSNTYNINESVVSVDMLVPVDRYQKTSRALKYATLVILLTFIAALFAETITKHPIYVFQYLLIGLALVLFYSLLLSLSEHIGFGVSYLVAAVMTIALVGLYIFGVLKSRKAALVISGLLSIIYIYIYVLLNLETYALLAGSVGLFIALAAIMYGSLKMKWK is encoded by the coding sequence ATGGAAACAGTTCCTCCTCCTGTACCGCCCATGCCTCCCATACCGCCGAGGCCGTCGGGCTACAATCCCGTGCCGTTCACATCGACGCTTACATTCAAGATTATATTCATTGTAATCCTGTGCATACTGCTGTTGATTCCCGATGCCTTCCTCTTCGCGCTTACCGATGACCGCGAGGAGCGTCAAAAGGACACCGTGACCGAAATCAGCGAATCATGGAGCGGCCCCCAGACGATAATAGGCCCAATCGTCACGATACCCTACCACAACAAGGGCGCTGTCGACTCGGTGGGCGTAGTGACGCTGCTCCCGGCCTCACTTGATGCAAAGGCCGCGATCGAATCGCGCAAGCTGTCACGCAGCATCTACGAAACTATCGTCTACAACAGCGACATAACGCTCTCAGGAAATTTCGACATGACCTATCTCGAAAAGACCGGAATCCCGTTAACCGCTCTTAAGCTCGACAACGCGCGCGTCAACGTTGTCATCGGTGAGCTGAAGGGCATCGAAACTCTGTCGGCCTTCCGCATGGGCAGTGAAAGCTGCGAAATGGAAGGAGGTTCCGACTACGAGCCGATCGAGGACTATGAGGTAATATCAACCTATTCCACCAAAGAGAGCGACAGCCGGGGATGGCGCAACGCACTGTCGGCGCCGATCAACCTCTCGCAGTTGGCCGACTCGACATCGGTACCCTATTCACTGTCGATTACAGCCAAAGGCTCCAAGGAGATAGGATTTGCTCCCGTAGGCAAGGCAAGTGACATAACCATCGAAGGCACCTGCAAGTCACCCTCGTTCAAGGGCATGATACTTCCCTCGGAGCGCACTGTCGATGACGGCAAATTCAGCGCCAACTGGAAGCTCAATGCCATAAACCGCAACTATCCGCAAGCATTCACCGGCTCCAACACCTACAACATCAATGAATCGGTTGTAAGCGTGGACATGCTTGTTCCGGTCGACCGTTATCAGAAGACGTCACGCGCATTGAAGTATGCGACACTCGTAATACTGCTCACATTCATCGCCGCACTGTTTGCCGAAACGATTACCAAGCATCCCATATACGTGTTCCAGTACCTGCTCATAGGCCTTGCCCTGGTGCTATTCTACTCGTTGCTGCTGTCGCTGTCGGAGCACATCGGCTTCGGCGTAAGCTATCTTGTGGCGGCAGTGATGACCATCGCGCTCGTGGGACTCTACATCTTCGGTGTGCTCAAGTCACGCAAGGCGGCCTTGGTCATCAGCGGACTGCTGTCGATAATATACATCTACATCTATGTACTGCTCAATCTCGAAACCTATGCGCTCCTTGCCGGAAGCGTGGGATTGTTCATCGCACTCGCAGCCATAATGTACGGCTCGCTCAAGATGAAATGGAAGTGA
- a CDS encoding Rossmann-fold NAD(P)-binding domain-containing protein: MRNFTNVHDIGDLRTAVAEALEVKANRFGYKNLGENKTLLMLFFNSSLRTRLSTQKAAMNLGMNVMVLDVNQGAWKLETERGVIMDGDKPEHLLEAIPVMGCYCDVIGVRSFARFESKADDYEEKIINQFIRYSGRPVFSMEAATRHPLQSFADLITIEEYKTVERPKVVMTWAPHPKALPQAVPNSFAEWMNAAGYDFVITHPHGYELAPEFVGNAKVEYDQDKALEGADFVYAKNWSAYMDPNYGKVISTDRSWTVTAEKMALTNNAYFMHCLPVRRNMIVSDDVIEGPRSLVIPEAANREISAQVVLKRILEGLQK; this comes from the coding sequence ATGCGAAATTTTACCAATGTACATGACATAGGCGACCTCCGCACTGCTGTGGCCGAGGCGCTTGAAGTGAAAGCCAACCGATTCGGCTACAAAAATCTCGGTGAGAACAAGACCCTGCTCATGCTCTTTTTCAACTCATCGCTGCGTACCCGATTGAGCACCCAGAAGGCTGCCATGAATTTGGGCATGAACGTGATGGTGCTCGATGTCAATCAGGGAGCATGGAAGCTTGAAACCGAGCGCGGAGTCATCATGGACGGCGACAAGCCCGAGCATCTGCTTGAGGCCATTCCGGTTATGGGATGCTACTGCGATGTGATAGGCGTCAGGTCGTTTGCGCGTTTCGAGTCCAAGGCCGACGACTACGAGGAGAAGATAATCAACCAGTTCATCCGATATTCAGGCCGCCCCGTGTTCTCGATGGAAGCGGCTACGCGTCATCCGTTGCAGTCGTTTGCCGACCTGATAACCATCGAGGAGTACAAGACCGTTGAGCGTCCCAAGGTGGTGATGACATGGGCTCCTCACCCCAAGGCTCTTCCCCAGGCTGTACCCAACTCGTTTGCCGAGTGGATGAACGCCGCCGGCTACGACTTCGTGATAACGCACCCCCACGGCTACGAACTCGCTCCCGAGTTTGTGGGCAATGCCAAGGTTGAGTATGATCAGGACAAGGCTCTTGAGGGTGCCGACTTCGTATATGCCAAGAACTGGAGCGCCTACATGGATCCCAATTACGGCAAGGTGATAAGCACCGACCGCAGCTGGACCGTGACGGCCGAGAAGATGGCGCTGACCAACAACGCTTACTTCATGCACTGCCTGCCCGTGCGCCGCAACATGATTGTTAGCGACGATGTAATCGAGGGCCCGAGGTCGCTGGTGATTCCCGAAGCCGCCAACCGTGAGATTTCGGCTCAGGTGGTGTTGAAGCGTATTCTTGAAGGATTGCAGAAATAG
- a CDS encoding MalY/PatB family protein, whose product MGKYNFDQLIDRHGSGAMKVDSLNEFFGRDDLLGLWIADMDFAVSPRIREALSRRIEHPVYGYAGAPQSYWDSITGWLARRHNWNVKREEITYIPGVVKGIALAINFFTQRGDKVVIQPPVYHPFRMVTEGNDRVVVNNPLIFDGESYRMDLEGLERIFRDEHPKMMILCNPHNPVGIQWSVDVLQEVARLAKKYGVTVVSDEIHADLMLYGKPHFPFASVSPEAAEVSITLGAPSKTFNIAGLVSSWCVVKNPKLREPFFHWLMVNEFDAPTFIATIGTEAAYTQGEDWLDEMLEYIEGTIAEVEEIVAEKLPDIKVIRPEASFLVWLDCRGLCMSHDELIKLFVNKAHLALNDGAMFGAEGSGFMRLNIGSPRSVIRYSLESLADALASVCAE is encoded by the coding sequence ATGGGAAAATACAATTTCGATCAACTTATCGACCGCCACGGAAGTGGTGCTATGAAAGTAGATTCACTAAATGAATTTTTTGGACGCGACGACCTGCTCGGCTTATGGATTGCCGACATGGACTTTGCCGTGTCGCCACGCATCCGCGAAGCACTGTCGCGACGCATCGAGCACCCCGTCTACGGCTACGCCGGAGCACCCCAAAGCTATTGGGACTCAATCACAGGCTGGCTTGCACGCCGCCACAACTGGAATGTAAAACGTGAAGAGATTACCTATATACCCGGAGTTGTAAAAGGCATTGCGCTTGCTATCAACTTCTTCACCCAGCGCGGCGACAAAGTGGTGATACAGCCGCCGGTATATCACCCGTTCCGCATGGTGACCGAAGGCAACGACCGAGTAGTGGTCAACAATCCCCTGATATTTGACGGCGAAAGCTACCGCATGGACCTCGAGGGACTTGAACGCATATTCCGCGACGAGCACCCCAAGATGATGATTCTCTGCAACCCCCACAACCCCGTGGGCATCCAGTGGAGCGTCGATGTGCTTCAGGAAGTTGCTCGACTCGCCAAGAAGTATGGCGTGACGGTGGTAAGCGACGAAATCCATGCTGACCTCATGCTCTACGGCAAGCCCCACTTCCCCTTCGCATCGGTAAGCCCCGAGGCAGCCGAAGTGTCGATTACCCTGGGAGCTCCCTCCAAGACATTCAACATCGCCGGCCTTGTAAGCTCATGGTGCGTGGTGAAGAATCCCAAGCTGCGCGAACCCTTCTTCCACTGGCTCATGGTGAATGAATTTGACGCTCCCACATTCATAGCCACCATAGGCACCGAAGCCGCCTACACCCAAGGCGAGGATTGGCTCGACGAGATGCTTGAATACATCGAAGGCACAATCGCCGAAGTGGAGGAAATCGTAGCCGAGAAGCTGCCCGACATAAAGGTAATTCGTCCCGAGGCATCATTCCTTGTGTGGCTCGACTGCCGCGGGCTGTGCATGTCGCACGACGAGCTCATAAAGCTCTTTGTCAACAAGGCTCATCTCGCGCTCAACGACGGAGCGATGTTTGGAGCCGAAGGCAGCGGATTCATGCGCCTCAACATAGGCTCTCCGCGCTCGGTAATACGCTATTCGCTTGAATCGCTTGCCGACGCACTCGCATCGGTGTGCGCCGAATAA
- a CDS encoding HD family phosphohydrolase, whose translation MMMNNLFSRNNIIRALLFIGAVVIIIGFLPRKDTNTYHYEMGKPWAYSLLTAPSDMPIYLDTISARHVRDSIDASFRPVYERDQNIEKSAVAAYATRVNNTESLGLSPLERNRLINTLRTLLESGIVDQETYQEVKSGRLPEVRFIHDNTSIYIPTDGFMSARVAYERLDSIFSEEHYRRAIELTAMSQFLVPNIVRDTVATERLYDEMLQKAMAPVGVIQQGERIIDKGDIVTPELYSLLQTYDSMTGQRSASKVDRHYYPILGQLLYVMILLASLYFFLGYFRWRIFGNTRAMVLIMALITAFVVFSYGMGDTFRSGLYMVPFTIVAILMVVFFDGRTAFFVYITEIMLCTIISNFPLEFIFVQLIAGITAITSLKNLDRRSQLVRSALFIFLAYSISYTAVEVMQVGTLEKLNTRMFGCFAINAVLISFTYILVFVLEKIFGFVSSVSLVELSDVNNPILRELSEECPGTFQHSMQVSTLASDAAHRINANVQLVRTGALYHDIGKINNPAFFTENQHGVNPHDALNPMQSARVVIGHVIDGLKRAEKAQLPDVVKDFITQHHGTGKAKYFYNTYCNAHPGEEVDEAAFTYPGPNPQTREASILMMADAVEAASRSLKEHTVENITALVNRIIDAQIAEGLHNESTISFRDVNIIKEAFVERLRTMYHVRVSYPDLKKPAEPALPADTKPEVKTEGDTTATSK comes from the coding sequence ATGATGATGAACAATCTTTTTTCAAGAAACAACATCATAAGGGCGCTGCTTTTCATCGGTGCCGTTGTGATTATAATAGGTTTCCTTCCCCGCAAGGACACCAACACCTACCACTACGAGATGGGAAAGCCCTGGGCCTATTCACTGCTAACGGCGCCAAGCGACATGCCCATATACCTTGACACGATAAGTGCACGTCACGTGCGCGACAGCATAGACGCGTCGTTCCGTCCCGTATATGAGCGTGACCAGAACATCGAGAAGTCGGCAGTGGCCGCCTACGCTACGAGAGTCAACAACACCGAGTCGCTCGGCCTGAGTCCGCTCGAACGCAACCGACTGATAAATACGCTGCGCACACTGCTTGAAAGCGGCATCGTGGATCAGGAAACCTATCAGGAGGTTAAGTCGGGGCGATTGCCTGAGGTGCGTTTCATCCATGACAATACATCGATCTACATACCCACCGACGGATTCATGTCGGCCCGCGTGGCCTACGAGCGGCTCGACAGCATATTCAGCGAGGAGCATTACCGCCGGGCGATAGAGCTGACGGCAATGTCGCAATTCCTTGTCCCCAACATCGTGCGTGACACAGTGGCCACCGAGCGTCTTTACGACGAGATGCTGCAAAAGGCCATGGCTCCCGTGGGCGTGATTCAGCAAGGTGAGCGAATAATCGACAAGGGCGACATTGTCACCCCCGAGCTTTACTCGCTGTTGCAGACCTACGACTCGATGACCGGACAACGTTCGGCGAGCAAGGTCGACCGTCACTATTACCCCATCTTAGGGCAGCTGCTCTATGTGATGATACTGCTTGCCTCGCTCTATTTCTTCCTCGGATATTTCCGTTGGCGCATATTTGGCAACACCCGTGCCATGGTGCTTATAATGGCGCTTATCACGGCATTTGTGGTGTTCTCCTACGGTATGGGCGACACATTCCGCAGCGGATTGTACATGGTGCCGTTTACCATCGTGGCCATCCTGATGGTGGTGTTCTTCGACGGCCGCACGGCATTCTTTGTCTACATCACCGAGATTATGCTGTGTACGATAATCTCCAATTTCCCGCTCGAGTTCATCTTCGTGCAGTTGATTGCCGGCATCACGGCTATCACCTCGCTCAAAAATCTCGACCGCAGGTCGCAGCTTGTGCGCTCGGCACTCTTCATTTTCCTCGCTTACAGCATCTCCTATACGGCTGTGGAGGTCATGCAGGTGGGAACGCTTGAGAAGCTGAACACAAGGATGTTTGGCTGCTTTGCGATCAATGCCGTGCTCATATCGTTTACCTACATACTGGTGTTTGTGCTTGAGAAGATTTTCGGATTCGTGTCGTCGGTTTCGCTTGTCGAGCTGAGCGATGTCAACAACCCCATTCTCCGCGAGCTCTCGGAGGAGTGTCCCGGAACATTCCAGCATTCGATGCAGGTGAGTACGCTCGCTTCCGATGCCGCCCACCGCATAAACGCCAATGTGCAGCTTGTGCGTACCGGAGCTTTGTATCACGACATAGGCAAGATAAACAATCCCGCATTCTTTACCGAGAATCAGCATGGCGTGAATCCGCATGACGCACTCAATCCCATGCAGAGCGCACGTGTGGTGATAGGCCATGTCATCGACGGACTGAAGAGGGCCGAGAAGGCTCAGCTGCCCGATGTGGTGAAGGACTTCATAACCCAGCATCACGGAACCGGCAAGGCAAAATATTTCTACAACACCTACTGTAACGCTCACCCGGGCGAAGAGGTGGATGAGGCTGCGTTTACCTATCCCGGTCCCAATCCTCAGACACGCGAGGCATCCATACTGATGATGGCCGATGCCGTAGAGGCTGCGTCACGCTCGCTGAAGGAGCATACGGTGGAGAACATAACGGCGCTTGTCAACCGCATAATCGATGCGCAGATTGCCGAAGGACTTCACAACGAGTCGACCATTTCGTTCCGTGACGTCAACATCATAAAGGAGGCTTTTGTGGAGCGACTGCGTACGATGTATCACGTGAGAGTGAGCTATCCCGACCTGAAAAAGCCGGCCGAGCCCGCTCTGCCCGCCGATACAAAGCCCGAGGTGAAAACCGAGGGTGACACTACCGCGACATCAAAGTGA
- a CDS encoding DUF4919 domain-containing protein produces the protein MKRIALLFISVIVLASASGMGAAPRDTKKQKFEKPDMEKIREEVNDPSSKYYYPLLMKNFETNDTLLDLDQYRHLYLGYVFQEDYNPYRKSEHTNKVEDLYYKDKHTPAECDTIIKYAELSLKDDPFDLRQMSFLIYAYREKQKNNLANIWQYKLNHILEAIVSTGTGLDEENAWIVINPQHEYNLLNFKNYIAKSQEYKPPHYDYITVNQEDSKDPKGFYFNVLYILQEYYRKFPDSK, from the coding sequence ATGAAAAGAATTGCATTACTGTTTATATCAGTCATCGTCCTTGCTTCGGCTTCAGGGATGGGTGCGGCACCACGTGACACTAAAAAGCAGAAATTCGAGAAGCCCGATATGGAGAAGATTCGCGAGGAGGTCAACGACCCTTCGTCGAAGTACTACTATCCGCTGTTGATGAAGAATTTTGAAACCAACGATACTTTGCTCGACCTTGACCAGTATCGTCACCTCTATCTCGGTTATGTATTCCAGGAGGATTACAATCCCTATCGCAAAAGCGAACACACCAACAAGGTTGAGGATCTTTACTATAAGGATAAGCACACTCCGGCCGAGTGTGACACTATCATAAAGTATGCCGAGCTGTCGTTGAAGGACGATCCCTTTGACCTGCGTCAGATGTCGTTTCTGATATATGCCTATCGAGAGAAGCAGAAGAACAATCTCGCCAATATATGGCAATATAAACTTAATCACATTCTTGAGGCGATAGTGTCGACCGGCACCGGTCTTGACGAGGAGAACGCCTGGATAGTGATAAATCCTCAACATGAATACAATCTGCTGAACTTCAAGAATTATATTGCCAAGTCGCAGGAGTATAAGCCGCCACATTACGACTATATAACGGTGAACCAGGAGGACTCCAAGGACCCGAAAGGATTCTACTTCAATGTGCTGTACATATTGCAGGAGTATTACCGAAAGTTCCCCGACAGCAAGTAA
- a CDS encoding RelA/SpoT family protein has product MDERRKLTPEEEDRLVEAEFQDVLNGYLASNHRKKVEIIERAFRFAKEAHKGIRRRSGEPYILHPIAVAKIASQEIGLGSTSICAALLHDVVEDTEYTVEDIEQHFGKKIAQLVAGLTKISGGIFGDKASAQAENFRKLLLTMSEDIRVVLIKMADRLHNMRTLGSMSPNKQYKIAGETLYIYAPLAHRLGLFAIKTELEDLSFKYEHPAAYSRISEQIRESESRRAAVYNDFSLPIKEKLNEMGITYDAKARLKSVYSIWRKMETKHIPFEEVYDLYAMRIIFDCPDQSKEKAICWQIYAAITDLYKLHPERTRDWISNPKANGYQALHLTVMGPDGNWIEVQIRSRRMDEIAELGFAAHWKYKIGEGDEESELNAWLSTIKDILENPEPNAIDFLDTLKLNLFASEIVVFTPKGELLTLPNNSTVLDVAFELHSQIGMHCIAGKVNHKLVPLSHKLRSGDQVEVLTSQSQTPKPEWVNFLATAKGKTRLRAVLRKELQPIIEKGKEIYDNFLKEHSIMENNEVLTKILGALHFQNRETLFTALGNGEVTLPQYLVKMLRPVSSSLISKILRPLKGNKGKKSGENNEDVAPAKAPINMKETYILRCGEDGNNFKISDCCSPIPGDDVMGWVNDDGDVELHALTCPRAQVLKASYGRRILNTEWAEQTHKFLANIRMEGIDRFGILQEIIQMISMHMAIDIRKLDIEAENEVFHCDLSVLVSDTNVVTDLCNKVKQIRGVQRASRVN; this is encoded by the coding sequence ATGGACGAACGCAGAAAACTTACTCCCGAAGAAGAAGACAGGCTCGTCGAAGCCGAATTTCAGGATGTGCTTAACGGCTATCTTGCGAGTAATCACCGCAAGAAGGTGGAAATAATAGAAAGAGCGTTCCGATTTGCAAAAGAGGCCCATAAGGGCATCAGACGCAGGTCGGGAGAGCCTTATATATTGCATCCTATAGCCGTAGCCAAGATCGCGAGTCAGGAAATCGGCCTTGGCTCGACCTCGATTTGTGCCGCCTTGCTGCATGATGTGGTCGAGGACACCGAGTACACGGTCGAGGACATCGAGCAGCATTTCGGCAAGAAGATTGCACAGCTCGTAGCCGGGCTCACCAAGATTTCGGGCGGTATATTCGGCGACAAGGCATCGGCCCAAGCCGAGAACTTCCGCAAGCTGCTGCTCACCATGAGCGAGGACATACGCGTGGTGCTTATAAAGATGGCCGACCGACTGCACAACATGCGCACTCTCGGTTCAATGTCGCCCAACAAGCAGTATAAGATCGCCGGTGAAACACTCTACATATATGCTCCGCTGGCCCATAGACTCGGCCTGTTTGCAATAAAGACCGAACTTGAGGATCTCAGCTTCAAATATGAGCATCCGGCCGCATACTCGCGTATAAGCGAACAGATAAGGGAGTCGGAGTCGAGGCGTGCCGCCGTCTACAACGACTTCTCGCTGCCCATCAAGGAGAAGCTCAACGAGATGGGAATAACCTATGATGCCAAGGCTCGGCTTAAGTCGGTCTATTCTATATGGCGCAAGATGGAAACCAAGCACATCCCGTTTGAGGAGGTGTATGACCTCTATGCCATGCGCATAATATTCGACTGCCCCGACCAGAGCAAGGAGAAGGCTATATGCTGGCAGATATATGCCGCCATTACCGACCTCTACAAGCTGCATCCCGAGCGCACGCGCGATTGGATAAGCAACCCCAAGGCCAACGGCTATCAGGCTCTGCATCTTACCGTGATGGGCCCCGACGGCAACTGGATCGAGGTGCAGATTCGTTCGCGACGCATGGACGAGATTGCCGAACTCGGATTTGCCGCACACTGGAAATATAAGATAGGCGAGGGCGACGAGGAGAGCGAGCTTAATGCCTGGCTGTCGACAATCAAGGACATCCTTGAGAATCCCGAGCCCAACGCCATCGACTTTCTCGACACTCTTAAGCTGAATCTGTTTGCCTCGGAAATCGTGGTGTTCACCCCTAAGGGCGAATTGCTCACGCTCCCCAATAACTCGACGGTGCTCGACGTGGCATTTGAGCTTCACTCGCAGATAGGAATGCACTGCATTGCAGGCAAGGTCAATCACAAGCTTGTGCCGCTGAGCCACAAGCTGCGCTCGGGCGACCAGGTGGAGGTGCTCACATCGCAGTCGCAGACCCCCAAGCCCGAGTGGGTCAACTTCCTTGCCACCGCAAAGGGCAAGACAAGATTGCGTGCCGTGCTGCGCAAGGAGCTGCAGCCTATTATCGAGAAGGGTAAGGAGATATATGATAATTTCCTGAAGGAGCATTCGATAATGGAGAACAACGAGGTGCTTACCAAGATTCTCGGAGCGCTTCATTTCCAAAATCGCGAAACACTGTTCACCGCTCTCGGCAACGGAGAAGTGACGCTCCCGCAATATCTGGTCAAGATGCTACGCCCGGTATCGTCGTCGCTTATATCAAAGATACTCCGTCCGCTCAAAGGTAACAAGGGAAAGAAGTCGGGCGAAAACAACGAGGATGTCGCCCCCGCCAAGGCTCCCATCAACATGAAGGAAACCTACATTCTGCGATGTGGCGAGGATGGCAACAACTTTAAGATATCGGATTGCTGCAGCCCCATTCCCGGCGATGATGTAATGGGATGGGTAAACGACGACGGCGATGTGGAGTTGCATGCGCTCACGTGTCCCCGCGCACAGGTGCTGAAGGCAAGTTATGGAAGGAGAATATTGAATACGGAGTGGGCCGAGCAGACCCACAAGTTCCTTGCCAATATAAGAATGGAGGGTATCGACCGCTTCGGCATCCTTCAGGAGATCATACAGATGATATCGATGCACATGGCTATCGACATCCGCAAGCTTGACATCGAGGCCGAGAACGAAGTGTTTCATTGCGACCTTTCGGTGCTTGTAAGTGACACAAATGTAGTGACCGACCTGTGCAATAAGGTGAAGCAGATACGTGGTGTGCAACGAGCCAGCCGAGTGAACTGA